Proteins from one Triticum aestivum cultivar Chinese Spring chromosome 7A, IWGSC CS RefSeq v2.1, whole genome shotgun sequence genomic window:
- the LOC123151559 gene encoding protein SRG1, with protein MACEEPSKIVNIPSIVQELVTCVQEPPSQYVVPEQNRPDMACYEMPDPIPIIDLSCLPAPGNSSDEVDKMQSALKNWGLFLAVGHGIEPSFLGEVMKVTREFYKLPQEEKQKYSNLVDGQEFRMEGYGNDIVVSEKQTLDWSDRLYLVVEPESRRIYSMWPAHPPSFRDILCEYTVRCREIASLVLRHLAKMLDLHEDYFVEMIEEDAVTYARFNYYPPCPKPDQVLGLKPHTDATVITVVFIDDNVSGLQVEKNGVWYKVPIVPNALLVNTGDAMEILSNGFFKSPVHRAVTNAEQDRVSLVMFYTADPESELEPVPELVDKKRPARYRKIKTKDYLTKLFETFAEGTLVIDTMKI; from the exons ATGGCTTGTGAAGAACCATCAAAGATAGTCAACATACCCTCGATTGTGCAAGAGCTGGTGACTTGCGTACAGGAGCCACCAAGCCAGTATGTGGTTCCTGAGCAAAACCGCCCAGACATGGCCTGTTACGAGATGCCCGATCCGATCCCAATCATCGATCTCAGCTGTCTGCCTGCCCCTGGTAACAGCTCTGATGAGGTTGATAAGATGCAGTCGGCCTTGAAGAACTGGGGCCTCTTCCTG GCTGTTGGACATGGAATAGAGCCAAGTTTTCTTGGTGAGGTGATGAAAGTGACGAGAGAATTTTACAAACTCCCACAAGAAGAGAAGCAGAAGTACTCAAACTTGGTTGATGGCCAGGAGTTCCGTATGGAAGGATACGGGAACGACATAGTCGTATCAGAGAAGCAGACCCTGGACTGGAGTGACCGGTTGTACCTCGTAGTGGAACCGGAGTCCCGGAGAATCTATAGCATGTGGCCCGCGCATCCTCCTTCTTTCAG AGATATTCTGTGCGAGTACACAGTAAGGTGCAGGGAGATTGCCAGCCTTGTCCTCAGGCACCTGGCCAAGATGCTCGATTTACATGAGGACTACTTTGTCGAAATGATTGAAGAGGATGCCGTCACATATGCGAGATTCAACTACTACCCTCCCTGTCCCAAGCCGGACCAAGTCTTAGGCCTGAAGCCCCACACTGATGCCACGGTGATAACAGTTGTCTTCATTGACGATAACGTCAGTGGGCTCCAGGTGGAGAAAAATGGCGTTTGGTACAAAGTTCCAATAGTTCCGAATGCATTACTTGTGAACACAGGAGATGCAATGGAG ATACTTAGCAATGGGTTCTTCAAGAGCCCGGTTCACAGGGCCGTGACCAATGCAGAGCAAGATCGGGTCTCGTTGGTTATGTTCTACACGGCGGACCCAGAGAGCGAACTTGAGCCAGTGCCGGAGCTGGTGGATAAGAAGAGGCCAGCGCGGTACAGGAAGATAAAGACCAAGGATTACCTAACAAAACTCTTTGAAACTTTTGCGGAAGGGACACTAGTCATCGACACAATGAAGATCTGA
- the LOC123151557 gene encoding protein SRG1 isoform X2 — protein sequence MADESWRLPSSVQQLAASTQEPPRQYLLREQEPLGGNLAGTEMPEPIPTIDLGLLSASNDAEEAAKLRSALQTWGFFKVSNHGMETSLMDSVMTTSRDFFRLPLEEKRKYSNIIDGKHFQMEGYGTDQVKTQDQRLDWSDRLHLKVEPEDERNLALWPIHPKSFRDDLHEYTLRSKRIKDDVLRAMAKLLELDEDCLVNQFSDRALTFARFNYYPPCPRPDLVLGIKPHSDVYALTVLLMDKDVAGLQFLRDGTWYNVPAVSNYTLLINVGVTMEIMTNGILKGPVHRVVTNSEKERISVAVFYGLDPEREIGPIAQMLTEDRPARYRKMKVKDFLAAHFEHFSRGERVVDSLRIRSRIFKRRYF from the exons ATGGCTGATGAGTCATGGAGGCTGCCTAGTTCAGTGCAGCAACTGGCTGCCAGCACACAGGAGCCACCAAGGCAGTACTTGCTCAGAGAGCAAGAACCGCTTGGTGGGAACCTGGCTGGTACCGAGATGCCGGAGCCCATTCCAACAATCGATCTCGGCCTGCTGTCTGCATCCAACGATGCGGAGGAGGCCGCCAAGCTGCGGTCGGCGCTGCAGACCTGGGGATTCTTCAAG GTTTCTAACCATGGAATGGAGACCTCTCTGATGGATTCTGTGATGACCACGTCAAGGGATTTTTTCCGCCTACCGCTCGAAGAGAAGAGAAAGTACAGTAACATAATAGATGGGAAACATTTCCAGATGGAAGGGTATGGAACTGACCAGGTGAAAACGCAAGACCAAAGACTGGACTGGTCCGATCGACTGCATCTTAAAGTGGAGCCAGAGGACGAGAGAAACCTTGCCCTTTGGCCCATACATCCAAAATCTTTCAG GGATGACCTGCATGAGTACACATTGAGGAGCAAGAGAATCAAAGACGACGTCCTTCGGGCAATGGCCAAGCTAttggagctcgatgaagattgccTAGTTAACCAGTTTAGCGACAGGGCTCTCACTTTTGCTAGATTCAATTACTATCCTCCATGTCCAAGACCTGATCTTGTCTTGGGCATCAAGCCTCACTCTGATGTCTATGCTCTTACGGTTCTTCTAATGGACAAAGATGTCGCTGGGCTGCAGTTTCTCAGAGATGGAACGTGGTACAACGTTCCAGCTGTGTCTAACTACACCTTGCTGATCAACGTTGGTGTTACAATGGAG ATAATGACCAACGGGATCTTAAAAGGGCCAGTACATAGGGTTGTGACTAATTCTGAGAAAGAGAGGATCTCAGTGGCCGTGTTCTATGGTCTGGATCCTGAAAGAGAGATTGGACCGATAGCTCAGATGTTGACTGAGGACCGACCGGCGCGATACAGGAAAATGAAGGTCAAGGATTTCCTAGCCGCGCACTTTGAGCATTTCTCTCGAGGAGAAAGAGTCGTCGATTCGTTAAGGATACGATCAAG GATTTTCAAGAGAAGGTATTTTTGA
- the LOC123151557 gene encoding protein SRG1 isoform X1: protein MADESWRLPSSVQQLAASTQEPPRQYLLREQEPLGGNLAGTEMPEPIPTIDLGLLSASNDAEEAAKLRSALQTWGFFKVSNHGMETSLMDSVMTTSRDFFRLPLEEKRKYSNIIDGKHFQMEGYGTDQVKTQDQRLDWSDRLHLKVEPEDERNLALWPIHPKSFRDDLHEYTLRSKRIKDDVLRAMAKLLELDEDCLVNQFSDRALTFARFNYYPPCPRPDLVLGIKPHSDVYALTVLLMDKDVAGLQFLRDGTWYNVPAVSNYTLLINVGVTMEIMTNGILKGPVHRVVTNSEKERISVAVFYGLDPEREIGPIAQMLTEDRPARYRKMKVKDFLAAHFEHFSRGERVVDSLRIRSRFLHACAGKT, encoded by the exons ATGGCTGATGAGTCATGGAGGCTGCCTAGTTCAGTGCAGCAACTGGCTGCCAGCACACAGGAGCCACCAAGGCAGTACTTGCTCAGAGAGCAAGAACCGCTTGGTGGGAACCTGGCTGGTACCGAGATGCCGGAGCCCATTCCAACAATCGATCTCGGCCTGCTGTCTGCATCCAACGATGCGGAGGAGGCCGCCAAGCTGCGGTCGGCGCTGCAGACCTGGGGATTCTTCAAG GTTTCTAACCATGGAATGGAGACCTCTCTGATGGATTCTGTGATGACCACGTCAAGGGATTTTTTCCGCCTACCGCTCGAAGAGAAGAGAAAGTACAGTAACATAATAGATGGGAAACATTTCCAGATGGAAGGGTATGGAACTGACCAGGTGAAAACGCAAGACCAAAGACTGGACTGGTCCGATCGACTGCATCTTAAAGTGGAGCCAGAGGACGAGAGAAACCTTGCCCTTTGGCCCATACATCCAAAATCTTTCAG GGATGACCTGCATGAGTACACATTGAGGAGCAAGAGAATCAAAGACGACGTCCTTCGGGCAATGGCCAAGCTAttggagctcgatgaagattgccTAGTTAACCAGTTTAGCGACAGGGCTCTCACTTTTGCTAGATTCAATTACTATCCTCCATGTCCAAGACCTGATCTTGTCTTGGGCATCAAGCCTCACTCTGATGTCTATGCTCTTACGGTTCTTCTAATGGACAAAGATGTCGCTGGGCTGCAGTTTCTCAGAGATGGAACGTGGTACAACGTTCCAGCTGTGTCTAACTACACCTTGCTGATCAACGTTGGTGTTACAATGGAG ATAATGACCAACGGGATCTTAAAAGGGCCAGTACATAGGGTTGTGACTAATTCTGAGAAAGAGAGGATCTCAGTGGCCGTGTTCTATGGTCTGGATCCTGAAAGAGAGATTGGACCGATAGCTCAGATGTTGACTGAGGACCGACCGGCGCGATACAGGAAAATGAAGGTCAAGGATTTCCTAGCCGCGCACTTTGAGCATTTCTCTCGAGGAGAAAGAGTCGTCGATTCGTTAAGGATACGATCAAG GTTTCTTCATGCATGTGCCGGAAAAACTTAA
- the LOC123151557 gene encoding protein SRG1 isoform X3, producing MADESWRLPSSVQQLAASTQEPPRQYLLREQEPLGGNLAGTEMPEPIPTIDLGLLSASNDAEEAAKLRSALQTWGFFKVSNHGMETSLMDSVMTTSRDFFRLPLEEKRKYSNIIDGKHFQMEGYGTDQVKTQDQRLDWSDRLHLKVEPEDERNLALWPIHPKSFRDDLHEYTLRSKRIKDDVLRAMAKLLELDEDCLVNQFSDRALTFARFNYYPPCPRPDLVLGIKPHSDVYALTVLLMDKDVAGLQFLRDGTWYNVPAVSNYTLLINVGVTMEIMTNGILKGPVHRVVTNSEKERISVAVFYGLDPEREIGPIAQMLTEDRPARYRKMKVKDFLAAHFEHFSRGERVVDSLRIRSREKSGAP from the exons ATGGCTGATGAGTCATGGAGGCTGCCTAGTTCAGTGCAGCAACTGGCTGCCAGCACACAGGAGCCACCAAGGCAGTACTTGCTCAGAGAGCAAGAACCGCTTGGTGGGAACCTGGCTGGTACCGAGATGCCGGAGCCCATTCCAACAATCGATCTCGGCCTGCTGTCTGCATCCAACGATGCGGAGGAGGCCGCCAAGCTGCGGTCGGCGCTGCAGACCTGGGGATTCTTCAAG GTTTCTAACCATGGAATGGAGACCTCTCTGATGGATTCTGTGATGACCACGTCAAGGGATTTTTTCCGCCTACCGCTCGAAGAGAAGAGAAAGTACAGTAACATAATAGATGGGAAACATTTCCAGATGGAAGGGTATGGAACTGACCAGGTGAAAACGCAAGACCAAAGACTGGACTGGTCCGATCGACTGCATCTTAAAGTGGAGCCAGAGGACGAGAGAAACCTTGCCCTTTGGCCCATACATCCAAAATCTTTCAG GGATGACCTGCATGAGTACACATTGAGGAGCAAGAGAATCAAAGACGACGTCCTTCGGGCAATGGCCAAGCTAttggagctcgatgaagattgccTAGTTAACCAGTTTAGCGACAGGGCTCTCACTTTTGCTAGATTCAATTACTATCCTCCATGTCCAAGACCTGATCTTGTCTTGGGCATCAAGCCTCACTCTGATGTCTATGCTCTTACGGTTCTTCTAATGGACAAAGATGTCGCTGGGCTGCAGTTTCTCAGAGATGGAACGTGGTACAACGTTCCAGCTGTGTCTAACTACACCTTGCTGATCAACGTTGGTGTTACAATGGAG ATAATGACCAACGGGATCTTAAAAGGGCCAGTACATAGGGTTGTGACTAATTCTGAGAAAGAGAGGATCTCAGTGGCCGTGTTCTATGGTCTGGATCCTGAAAGAGAGATTGGACCGATAGCTCAGATGTTGACTGAGGACCGACCGGCGCGATACAGGAAAATGAAGGTCAAGGATTTCCTAGCCGCGCACTTTGAGCATTTCTCTCGAGGAGAAAGAGTCGTCGATTCGTTAAGGATACGATCAAG GGAAAAGAGTGGCGCGCCATGA